One Phragmites australis chromosome 23, lpPhrAust1.1, whole genome shotgun sequence DNA window includes the following coding sequences:
- the LOC133905989 gene encoding putative wall-associated receptor kinase-like 16, with protein MKHHHVLLLSIRLLLAAASGSLARPGCQAKCGDVDIPYPFGIGDQCAIHGGFNISCKVLNGTNRPFTGPFEVTKISTADAKAWIKVNLSLQCSSDPQAQPLKVSLLQDGFTDTPFRFSYGDNKIFVIGCDITGLFMGSSINIGMERKLCLSTCHGILKNGSCSGIGCCEADVPKDRDSYSAYFIEHPKSSTVRKRSPCRYMVVMEKAAFNFSTTYISSTTFLDAYNGQVPVVIDWAIRPESCEIAGKYTVPYACKSNNSECVDSTNGQGYRCRCFDGYEGNPYVKNGCKDMDECLENPCGDEICQNTPGNFTCSCPPGKEMINGVCKAKQKSSSWVMPVVGASVGALIIVITISCVYLIKERRKLQHIKERYFRQHGGMLLFEEIKAQQGVAFKIFSEAELQVATEKFNGKRVVGHGGHGNVYKGLLEGNIEVAVKRCMIIDEHHKKEFGKEMLILSQINHKNIVKLLGCCLEVEVPMLVYEFIPNGTLFHLIHGNHGRHISLATRLQIAHQSAEALAYLHSWASPPILHGDVKSSNILIDCDYTVKVSDFGASILAPNDKSQFVTLVQGTCGYLDPEYLQTCQLTDKSDVYSFGVVLLELLTRKKPLNIEGPEDEKSLAMRFISAMNEYKLEEILDDQIKNDENMEVLGEIAELAKQCLEMCGANRPLMKEVSKKLHRLRKVMQRYTWAQQNTEQVESLIVEASMASSEGRFTTGNLSIEKKAAKGLESGA; from the exons ATGAAGCATCATCATGTGCTTCTCCTCTCCATTCGTCTTCTGCTAGCGGCTGCTAGCGGTTCGCTGGCGCGCCCAGGCTGTCAGGCGAAGTGCGGCGACGTGGACATCCCTTACCCTTTCGGCATCGGCGATCAGTGCGCGATCCATGGCGGTTTCAATATCAGCTGCAAGGTTCTCAACGGCACCAACCGGCCTTTCACGGGGCCGTTCGAGGTGACGAAGATTTCCACGGCCGACGCCAAAGCTTGGATAAAGGTGAACTTGTCCTTGCAGTGTTCCTCTGACCCTCAGGCGCAGCCGCTGAAAGTGTCTCTGCTTCAAGATGGTTTCACCGACACACCTTTCAGGTTCTCATACGGGGATAACAAGATTTTCGTCATCGGGTGCGACATCACTGGCCTTTTTATGGGTTCTTCT ATTAATATAGGAATGGAAAGAAAACTTTGCTTGTCCACATGCCATGGTATACTCAAAAACGGTTCGTGCTCTGGAATTGGCTGCTGTGAGGCTGATGTCCCAAAAGACCGGGATTCTTATTCTGCTTACTTCATTGAACACCCGAAATCCTCTACAGTACGGAAGCGCAGTCCCTGCAGGTATATGGTAGTGATGGAAAAGGCAGCGTTCAACTTTAGCACCACATATATCTCCTCGACAACGTTCTTGGATGCATACAACGGCCAAGTCCCTGTTGTGATTGACTGGGCGATCAGGCCGGAATCCTGCGAGATTGCTGGAAAGTACACGGTTCCCTATGCTTGTAAAAGCAACAACAGTGAGTGTGTTGATTCCACCAACGGGCAAGGTTATCGCTGCCGGTGCTTTGATGGATACGAAGGCAATCCGTACGTCAAGAACGGATGCAAAG ATATGGATGAATGCCTTGAGAATCCATGTGGTGACGAGATTTGTCAAAATACACCGGGGAACTTCACCTGTTCATGTCCACCGGGAAAAGAAATGATTAATGGTGTCTGCAAGGCAAAACAGAAGTCCTCTTCTTGGGTGATGCCTGTCGTAG GCGCAAGTGTTGGAGCACTCATCATAGTTATTACCATATCCTGCGTATACTTGatcaaagaaagaagaaagctaCAGCACATCAAAGAGAGGTATTTCCGGCAACATGGAGGCATGCTGCTGTTCGAGGAGATTAAAGCACAGCAAGGGGTtgcatttaaaatattttcGGAAGCAGAATTGCAAGTAGCCACTGAAAAGTTCAACGGAAAACGAGTAGTGGGTCATGGAGGCCATGGAAATGTGTATAAGGGACTTCTTGAAGGCAACATCGAAGTAGCTGTCAAAAGATGCATGATAATTGATGAGCACCACAAGAAAGAATTTGGCAAGGAAATGCTAATCCTATCTCAGATCAACCACAAGAACATCGTCAAGTTACTTGGCTGCTGCCTCGAAGTGGAGGTCCCCATGCTGGTGTACGAGTTCATCCCCAACGGCACATTGTTCCATCTCATCCATGGCAACCATGGCAGGCACATTTCCTTGGCTACTCGATTACAGATCGCCCATCAGTCCGCTGAGGCGCTTGCCTACCTGCACTCCTGGGCATCCCCACCAATCCTCCATGGAGACGTCAAGTCCTCAAACATCCTCATCGACTGCGACTACACCGTGAAAGTCTCAGACTTCGGTGCTTCCATCCTAGCACCGAACGATAAGTCGCAGTTCGTCACACTTGTTCAAGGAACTTGTGGCTACCTCGACCCGGAGTACTTGCAAACATGCCAACTGACAGACAAGAGCGATGTTTACAGCTTCGGGGTTGTTCTCCTCGAGTTGCTCACACGTAAAAAGCCATTGAACATTGAAGGGCCTGAAgatgagaagagcttggcaatGAGGTTTATTTCTGCGATGAACGAATACAAGCTTGAGGAGATCTTGGACGATCAGATCAAGAATGACGAGAACATGGAAGTTCTTGGAGAGATTGCAGAGTTGGCAAAGCAATGCTTGGAGATGTGTGGAGCGAATAGGCCGTTGATGAAGGAAGTTTCCAAGAAGCTACATAGGTTGAGGAAGGTGATGCAACGATATACATGGGCACAACAGAACACTGAGCAAGTGGAGTCCTTGATTGTTGAGGCATCCATGGCAAGCTCGGAGGGTCGTTTCACCACAGGAAATCTAAGCATCGAGAAGAAAGCTGCCAAGGGCCTGGAATCGGGAGCTTGA